Proteins encoded in a region of the Wenzhouxiangella sp. XN201 genome:
- a CDS encoding NADPH-dependent 2,4-dienoyl-CoA reductase gives MTEASTAYPNIFRPLDLGHVTLPNRILMGSMHTGLEDRVWNWPKLTAYFVERAKGGAGLMVTGGIAPNRRGSLAPLASKLTNRLEARRHRRMTDAVHEADGRICMQILHAGRYAYHPFSLAPSAIQAPINPFKPRALSSRGIEKQIRHFVRAAKLAQHAGYDGVEVMGSEGYFINQFLVPRTNKREDEWGGAFENRMRIAVEIVRRTREAVGSDFIIIYRLSMLDMLADGNSWEEVVELGKAIEAAGASIINTGIGWHETRIPTIATSVPRAAYTFVTRKFRDTVSIPLVTTNRINMPHTAEEVLARGDADMVSMARPFLADAEWVNKARAARADEINTCIACNQACLDHVFENKKASCLVNPRAGRETELLIRPAKQKKRVAVVGAGPAGLAAATTAAECGHEVVLFEAMDRIGGQFNMAQRIPGKEEFVETLRYFGRRIKLTGVDLRLNTPVDVEGPVAEDFDEFIIATGVLPRDPKIPGQDHSSVLGYIDVLLHNKPVGPRVAVIGAGGIGFDVSEFLVHGDVPARPDPDQVRPEDFFEQWGVDQSLERRGGVEGLEPNFGEPAREVYLLQRKTTKHGKGLGKTTGWIHRASLKHYGVKMLGGVSYERVDDDGLHIRIDDKSQVLAVDNIVICAGQVSRTELVEPLEAAGAKVHLIGGAHIATELDAKRAIDEGTRVAAGL, from the coding sequence GTGACCGAAGCCTCCACCGCCTATCCGAACATCTTCCGCCCGCTCGACCTTGGGCACGTGACCCTGCCCAATCGCATCCTGATGGGATCGATGCATACCGGGCTGGAAGACCGGGTGTGGAACTGGCCGAAGCTGACCGCCTATTTCGTCGAGCGCGCGAAGGGCGGGGCGGGTCTGATGGTGACCGGCGGCATCGCACCCAATCGACGCGGCTCGCTGGCGCCGCTGGCTTCGAAGTTGACCAACCGGCTCGAGGCGCGCCGGCATCGCCGTATGACCGATGCCGTGCACGAGGCCGATGGGCGGATCTGCATGCAGATCCTGCACGCCGGGCGTTATGCCTATCACCCGTTTTCGCTCGCGCCTTCGGCAATCCAGGCGCCGATCAATCCGTTCAAGCCCCGGGCATTGTCGTCCAGGGGTATCGAGAAGCAGATTCGGCACTTCGTGCGCGCAGCGAAGCTGGCGCAGCATGCCGGTTACGACGGCGTGGAGGTGATGGGCTCGGAAGGCTACTTCATCAACCAGTTCCTGGTGCCGCGCACCAACAAGCGCGAGGACGAGTGGGGCGGGGCGTTTGAAAACCGCATGCGCATTGCCGTGGAGATCGTCCGGCGCACGCGCGAGGCGGTCGGCAGCGATTTCATCATCATCTATCGCTTGTCCATGCTCGACATGCTCGCCGACGGCAACAGCTGGGAAGAGGTGGTCGAACTGGGCAAGGCCATCGAGGCGGCCGGGGCGAGCATCATCAACACCGGCATCGGCTGGCACGAGACGCGCATTCCGACCATTGCCACCTCGGTGCCGCGCGCGGCCTACACTTTTGTCACGCGCAAGTTTCGTGACACGGTCTCGATTCCGCTGGTGACCACCAACCGCATCAACATGCCGCACACCGCCGAGGAGGTGCTGGCCCGGGGTGATGCCGACATGGTGTCGATGGCGCGGCCGTTCCTGGCTGATGCCGAATGGGTCAACAAGGCGCGCGCGGCCCGCGCCGACGAGATCAATACCTGCATTGCCTGCAATCAGGCCTGCCTCGATCACGTGTTCGAGAACAAGAAGGCCAGTTGCCTGGTCAATCCGCGCGCCGGGCGGGAGACCGAATTGTTGATCCGGCCGGCGAAGCAGAAGAAGCGCGTGGCGGTCGTGGGTGCCGGCCCGGCCGGGCTGGCGGCGGCCACCACCGCCGCCGAGTGCGGTCACGAAGTGGTGCTGTTCGAGGCCATGGACCGCATCGGCGGGCAGTTCAACATGGCCCAGCGCATTCCCGGCAAGGAGGAGTTCGTCGAGACCCTGCGGTACTTCGGCCGTCGTATCAAGCTCACCGGTGTCGACCTGCGCCTGAACACGCCGGTCGATGTGGAAGGTCCGGTCGCCGAAGACTTCGACGAATTCATCATCGCCACCGGGGTGCTGCCGCGCGATCCGAAGATTCCCGGCCAGGATCATTCCTCGGTGCTCGGCTATATCGATGTGCTGCTGCACAACAAGCCGGTTGGCCCGCGCGTGGCGGTCATCGGCGCCGGCGGCATCGGCTTCGATGTGTCGGAGTTCCTGGTCCATGGCGATGTGCCGGCCCGGCCGGATCCCGATCAGGTTCGGCCCGAGGACTTTTTCGAGCAGTGGGGCGTGGACCAATCCCTGGAGCGCCGCGGGGGGGTCGAAGGGCTCGAGCCGAACTTCGGCGAACCGGCCCGCGAGGTCTACCTGCTGCAACGCAAGACGACCAAGCACGGCAAGGGCCTGGGCAAGACCACCGGCTGGATTCACCGTGCCTCGCTCAAGCATTACGGCGTGAAGATGCTCGGTGGCGTGAGTTACGAGCGCGTCGACGACGACGGCTTGCACATCCGCATCGACGATAAATCCCAGGTGCTCGCGGTCGACAACATCGTCATCTGCGCCGGCCAGGTTTCGCGCACCGAACTGGTCGAGCCGCTGGAAGCGGCCGGCGCGAAGGTCCACCTCATCGGCGGCGCCCATATCGCGACCGAGCTCGACGCCAAGCGCGCGATTGACGAAGGCACGCGCGTGGCGGCCGGGCTCTGA
- a CDS encoding homoserine kinase yields MTIDRTATASATATALAPACIGNVAVGFDLLGHAIEGLADRVTARRVDKPGVRIVSIAGVATELPTEADDNTASRAVRSLLAARAPDAGIELTIDKGIPLASGLAGSAASAVAAVVAANALLDRPLAQRALYRHALEGERVASGADCGDNVGPQLLGGLVLAAGDDLIRIPVPEGLTAVVVRPDMSIETRQTRAALEAPFDLGLITAAQANLARVLAGCYANDLGLIRKGLEDVLVEPRRAGLIPGFEAVKQTALDHQALGASLSGSGPSIFAWFASAPEAHRAAPAMVKAFEQANLAATALISPVDAPGARLEPD; encoded by the coding sequence ATGACAATCGATCGAACGGCAACGGCATCCGCAACGGCAACCGCCCTCGCCCCCGCCTGCATCGGCAACGTCGCCGTCGGCTTCGACCTGCTCGGGCATGCGATTGAAGGCCTGGCCGATCGCGTAACCGCCCGGCGCGTGGACAAACCCGGGGTGCGCATCGTCTCGATTGCGGGGGTGGCCACCGAACTACCCACCGAAGCGGACGACAACACCGCATCGCGCGCGGTGCGATCCCTGCTGGCCGCCCGGGCACCGGATGCGGGCATCGAATTAACCATCGACAAGGGCATTCCGCTGGCTTCGGGCCTGGCCGGCTCGGCCGCCAGTGCAGTGGCTGCGGTGGTCGCCGCCAACGCCCTGCTCGACCGCCCGTTGGCCCAGCGCGCACTCTACCGGCATGCGCTGGAAGGCGAACGTGTCGCCTCCGGCGCCGACTGCGGAGACAACGTCGGCCCGCAATTGCTCGGCGGCCTGGTGCTGGCCGCCGGCGATGACCTGATCCGCATTCCCGTACCCGAGGGCCTGACCGCGGTGGTGGTACGCCCCGACATGAGCATCGAAACCCGCCAGACCCGGGCCGCGCTGGAAGCCCCATTCGATCTTGGCCTCATCACGGCCGCCCAGGCCAACCTGGCGCGGGTCCTGGCCGGCTGCTACGCCAACGACTTGGGATTGATCCGCAAGGGCCTCGAAGACGTGCTGGTCGAACCACGACGTGCCGGGCTGATCCCCGGATTCGAAGCAGTCAAGCAGACGGCGCTCGATCACCAGGCCCTGGGCGCCAGCCTTTCCGGCTCGGGCCCCAGCATCTTCGCCTGGTTCGCCAGCGCCCCGGAAGCCCACCGCGCCGCCCCGGCCATGGTCAAGGCCTTCGAGCAGGCGAACCTGGCCGCCACCGCCCTCATTTCCCCGGTGGATGCACCGGGAGCAAGGCTGGAGCCAGATTAG